AGCAGAGCCCAGAGTCACTTCCCAGGAGGTCAGAACTGCGAAGGCCCTTGCAGAGCCTCTGGTCCAGCCCTCCTCTGACAGGTGTTCAGGGCACCTTGAgccagagcagagcaggaaggTGGCGGGCGATGGGGCATGTAAGAGGCTCTGAGAGACCATCAGAGCCGAGTGTGTTGGCTGCACGGCCTGCGGGCAGTGGAGACCCCCCTGCAAGGTCAGACTCGTGTTTGATAAAGATCCTGGCTGCTGTATAGCATGAGTTGGAGGGGAGAAGTACAAGCCTCCAACCAAGATAGTGGGGCTGGAGTGTGGGTGGTagcagcaggagagggaagagaaggatcaGAGGGGCCCttaggaggcagagaaggagagcacCAGGGTTGACCTATTCACAGGGCTAGCGTGTGGGCAGCTCAAGGTTCAGGTCTGGGCAGCTGCATTGATGATCctgatggggagagaggaggagatgcCGGTGGAGAGGGTAGGACATAGTGAGTTCAGCTTGAAGGTCTGTTGGGTTGGGAGGATCTCTGGGACTGCAGTGGAGATGTCTTGTAGGGGCTGGGGCAGTGGGTCTGAAGCTGAGgggccaggcagggcagcaggagagTCCTCAGGACTCTGAGGCACAGTTAGAGGATTCTAACCAGGGAGGACACCAACCACGGTGGCCACTGAGGGCAGGAGACTGATGTGATTGCCCAGGGGGCTgtgcagaggggagagaagggtgcTGAGGCACTTTAAGGTTTCAGGGTAGGCTGTCTGGGTGAGGGACTGCCTGGGAGGAGCTGAGAGCCTGGCCTGCCCAGCAGGGAAGTGAAAGGCCCAAGACTCAAGGCTCAGAAAGCAGGAGGGAGAGCcggaggcagggagcagagggggCTCGAGTGAGACtccaggagagagtgagggagggggtGGACCTGAGACCGAGAATGAATGTGTTAACATCTTCCCTGGTTAGTGTGCAACTGTGCCTGGCATCCCCAAGGTTGGCGTGGGAGACAGagtaaccaaagtttctgagcttaTTTTGTAGGACAGCAGGAGGACCACTGATGAGACGGCAGCTTGCTGACAGTCCCCCACTGGACTCAATGTAGTGCGGGAGTGTTGAGAAGCTAGAACGACCAATTGTAACCTTTAAGTGTCACAGGCTAAAAATCCACCATGTGCAACACATAACCCCCCTGAATTTGCACGTGTGATctatgaagaaatatgaaagacagtcGTGCCTGTGCAGAGCACTTTTCAAACTTTAACCTCCAACGCCCTCCTACTCACTGTCCTACCCAAAACCCTAGACAAAACCCCCAACTTTTTTCCTTAGGGTGGGTGGGTTTGAGTTTTAGCTCCTGTCTCCTTATCTGGCTGCCTTTCGataataaacctctttccttgctaCCAGCCTGACCTTTTCCATGGTTGGCTCTGCTGTGTTTCAGGTAAATGAACCAGTGTTTGTGTTCTGTGTCAGGCCCTCCTAGGCGGTGTGGTGAGATGGTGGGAAAGgtcagggcctggagggagggtgTCCACTGGGGCTGGGGTTGGCCTGGggcaaagggaggaaagaagacaggACTGTGCAGAAGGTGGCTGGGGCCCGAGGAGGGGAGGCTCCAGGCCTGGTTCTTCCAGAATGGGGTTCAGGGTTTCTCAAGGACTCCCTCCCAGGAGCTCCCAGACTCTTCCTGAACAGAGGACAGGAGAGGTCAGTCCATGCAGGGGACAGAGGGGCCATCCTGGCCTTGGGATTGAAGCTCTGAGGTGTCTGGGGATGAGGCAGGGTGTGAGGAGTCATCGATGGCATCCTCTTATTAGCCCCACGGCTTTCGAGGGGGCTGTCCGGGGTGCTGAAGAGGTGTGTGTAGGGGAGAGAAGGATGGACAAGGGGTGGGTGCCAAGGGCCCCTTGCTTGATGggcagcagtggtggtggtggggtggggtccAGATGGACACACGGTGGCCACCCAAGGTGGCTGTTGGCACTTGTGGCAGTTGCTGCTgtggcacgtgtgtgtgtgtgtgggggggggcgggcagaGTGAAGGTGTGACAAGAAAGCTGGGCTTGTGTGGGGGAAGGAGGCTAAagccacacatacacacacacacacacacacacacacacactcatcctgCCTTCCAGCAGATCCCGTGGCCTCCTCTGGTTCCCTTCAGAACCAGCCAGAGGAACAAGCCCAAAACCACCCAGACTGACACAGGTGACCCAGGCGGAAGGTGCTGTGAGCAGAGTCAACACTGCCTGGCTGGGGGAGGATGGTGCTCTTTGGGGACAGGCCCTGCAGGGGTTCAGGTTGAGGACATCCCAGAACGACCCCTGTCCTCAGGCCATCTAGCTGGGCTGGGGTGCTCCCCAGTGGGCGGACATGGGCTCACTCCAAGAAAGCAAGACATCACAGCACAGAAGTGAGTCCCGCAGTTTATTGAACAAATGGGAGACCAGAGGCCAGAGAGTCGGGGGGCAGTCCAGCAGCGCTCCTCCAGGTACGGAGAGCCCTTCTCCGTAGGGCGGCCCAGAGGCCACAACGGTGGAAGCGAGGGTCCATTCCCAGGCAGCAGCCCCATCCAGGAGGACACGATGAGCAGAGGAACAGCTGATGGGAGGGAGCTGCGTGGTGTATTCTCAGAACACGGGGAAAGGCTGCTGAGGTGCCACTGTTCTCAGCTGgggggtggtggcagtggcacATCTGGCAGGCAAGAGGGTCTCTCTGGCTCTCTTGGGGCCACCTAAAACCTCCCCAGGCCACAGGATCCGGCAGTGGTGTTGAGTGGGCCGCAGGGGGCACACAGGCCGGTGCTCACCGCCAGGTTCCCAGTGCAGGGGGCGCTGCAGACGCTGCCCGTCACGGGCCGGGAGCCCGATACGCAGAGGTCCCCGCAGACGACCCCGCCCCGGGAGCTGCTGACACCTGTGGGAGCAAGGGCAGGGTCAGGAGGCCTGGCTGGTGGTGGTCACCCCATTTGGCCACCTTCCTTTGGCTTCTCTGATCTGTCCAGCCCTCTAGGCAAGGACACAAAGGGCCTTCAGTTCTAGTTCTGAAGGCGTGGAAGGATCCTCAGCCTGGGAGCCAGGGGCCCTGGGTTCTGGCCTGgttctgctctgtgaccttgggtaagtcccttcctctctctgggcctcagcttcctcacctacACAAGGTGGGGGTCGTGCTGATGTTGGGGTTCCTTCCTGCAGTGACATGGTATTCTGTCCCTTGTCCAACCCCGTTCACGCTGTGAAGTTCTCCCGCAAGCTAACCTCATCCTCTCCTGCTGCATGACTGACCTCCTCCCATTTCCTGGAGGaattcttgaaaacattatacacTCAGAGCCGGGAGATTCTTGTTGCCCAACTTAAAATGTTCCTTTTCAGGGCTCAGGATACTTACAGACATTCACAGATCCAACACCTTCACAGAGCCTGAGTGGAGAAGGGgcgagaaaagggaagagaaaagaggtcAGCATGAGATCCTTGCATTTCCCCTAGGTGCTGGAATGGGTCATCTCAGGGCTATTTCTGGCCTATGTTTGTGCCCTTGTGTAACTTAGAAAGTGCCTTTCTGGCAATTGCTGCCACGCCAGGGCATACGATTTGGCAAGCAGAGCCTGGGCTGGATTTCAGCTCTCATTTGCCCCTCAGCTGGCTGCTGAAACTGTGGCTAGAGTATGCAGGAATCGAAGGTGGGCGGATCTGTGCGAATGGAATCCTTGGGGCAGCTGGGTTGGGCCTCACCTCTGCTCCTCGCCCTCCAGCAGGCGCCTGTAGGTGGCGATCTCGATGTCCAGGCCCAGCTTGGCGTTCATCACCTCCTGGTACTCCCTGAGCAGGCAGGCCATGTCCTGCTTGGCCTTCTGCAGGGCCTCCTCCAGCCCGGCCAGCTTGCACTTGGCGTCGCTGAGGGCCGCCTCGCCCTGCTGCTCAGCCTGGCTCACGGCCGCCTCCAGCTTGGAGTTCTGGGGACCCAGAAGAGAACAGGGTGGGTTGTGGTCCCTGGGTCTCTCTGTCCATTTCCTGTATGTGTCCAGGACTCCCGCCCGCCTGGGAACACCCCAGAACAGGCCTCTCGCCCTTATCCCCTGGGTCTCCCTGAGTGACCACAACCACGTACCCTAGTCGTGCACATGGGCTGGGGGATGAATGGTGAGATCCACATGGGGCACACACTGCCTGTGGGACCCGGGTAGGCCCCAAATGAGCATTACCTGGCACTTGGCATTCTCGACCTCGGCGGTCAGCCTTTGGATCATGCGGTTCAGCTCGTTGATCTCCTCCTTGGTGCGGCGCAGGGTCTCTCCGTGCCGGACCACCGTGGCCTTTATCTCCTCACActggggggaggcagagaggcgCCTGAGGCTCAGGATGGGACATCCCGCCCATTCAGGACACCAGTGATGATATGCACGTTGTACAGTGCTCAACCTGTGCAACTATACgtggcagccctgccctgccttgcTAATATACACCTCACATCCCAGCCACTGCCATGTCTCAGGCAGGTGCTCTGTGCCACTCACCTTGCTGCGGTACCAGGACTCTGCCTCAGCCCGGCTGCGGTTGGCGATGTCATCATACTGAGCCTTGATCTCGGCCAGGATGCAGTCCATGTTCAGTTCCCGGCTGTTGTCCATCTTGACGATGACTGAGGTGTCTGAGATGTGGGATTGGAGAACACGGATCTCCTGGAGGGGCAGGGATTGGGGAAGAGGCAGAACAGCCAAGTTATCTGGACTTTTCCTCACCTGCCAGTGCCGATGCCTATCATCTCTTTGGCTCATCTAGAGCCTGAGTCTCATGTCTGGAGCAGAAAATCCTCTGATGGAATTGCATAACTTTCTGTACAGACAAGAATTCCCTTTTAGGGGAAAATACAACCACTTCTCAAATGCTGGCTTCTGGGACGGTTCAGGTCCGTGTGAACCTGGCCTCAGCCAGGATGTGGTGACGCTTCCTCAGGGCCCAGGCCCCGTGTCCAGTCATTGTCCATTCTCTGAGACCAAGCCCATAAAGGAAGGCCATTGGCGGCCAGAGAGAAGGGGCTGAGGCTGTGTGGGCTGCGTGTGGCCCAGGCTTGGCTTCCCGAGGTGCAGCTGTCCTAGGGGCCGCCCTCTCTTGCCCCCTGCTAATTCTGTCTGTTTTTGCCTCTccattcctctgcctccctttttCCCGTCCttgctcccctctgccccccagcCGCAAGCCTGGGTTCTCATGTCCGCAGGTCTGCGGGGGTCTGGGCAGGGGTCGAGGATGCCCACCACGGCCGAGAGCCCCCCTCACCTCCTCGTACAGTCGCCGCAGGAAGTCGATCTCCTGGGTCAGTGCCTCCGCGTTGGCCTCCAGGTCCGACTTGCGGAGGTAGGCGCAGTCCACGTCCTGTGTGGGGTTCAAGGGTCGTGAGGCCGGCTCCCCTCAGGGCGCTCCGAGGGCCTGGCTGCCCCGCACCAGGGCAGAAAGGCCAGGAGGACGGTGGCCGGGGGCTCAGGGCGGGGCTTGGCTCAGGCACTCACCTGCTTTAGAGACACGAACTCATTCTCTGCTGTGGCCCGAAGCGTGACTTCCTCTTCATACCTGAGGGGCACGAGAACAGGACTGTCCGAGCAGCTCTAACTGCGCCGTGAAGCACACACGCAAACAAGCTGATTCCTGGACCTCCCCCTGCTTGTCCCGCCGCCTCCAAAAGAAATGGGGCAGAACCAGGAAGAAGCCCCGTTCTCCATCAGCTCAGCTTTTCAGTGGGGCCGGAGGGCAGAATCTGGAAACTGTGTGCGTGGTTGGGACACAGGCGGTGGCTGTTTTTCTCACCTAGGTCTCCGTTCTCCTTTCCATTGACCCCTCTGCCTGGCCCTGGCTTGGCTACAGGTAGTGGGACCCTTCTCTGTCATTCCCCTCCTGGGCTTAGCCAAGAGGAGGCCAGCCCGGCCCTTCCCCTTGCTCTGTGGGCTGGCCTGCTCAGAGCCCGAGGAAAGTGGCCTGGGAAGGCCTCGGCTGAGCTCGCTCCTGAAGGCAGCAGCCCCCTCGGGACCAGAGTCCCTTATGGGTCCCAGCGTAACCCAGTGCGCACCCTCGTGTCACGTGTCACACTTCGTAGCTGAAGGTTTCTGTCTATGACAATGCCACGCCAGCCTCCCTGCAGCCTAGCAGCCCCACGTGGACAGGGACTGTGTCTACCACTTGCCCCTGCCCATGGCACCCAGCCAGGGTCTGGCTGGCACCTGGCAGGCGCTCAGAAAGTGTTAGTTGAGAAAAGGAGTAAACTTCAGAAGAACGGTCAGGGCATCGAGGGCTAGACTCAAGGACCAGGGAATATTAATTTTTCTGGGGTCCTAAGAGAAGGGTCTTGGGGATGGCAAAAGGGAGAGAACAGCCATTCCCTGACCTGCTGGTGGGAAGACCAGGTGAGCTCCATCCCCCAGGGGCCACGGTGCTCCCCCAGGACCCAGGGGCCTGGAGGCGGGGCAGGAGTGCAGGTCCGTCCTCAGGCAGACACCCTGCCACAGAGCGGGACACTGTCCTGTGCTGGGAGCTGCCTTCGAGCCCTTTCTTGGGCTGGCGGCTTCCCGTGCTCACCTCTTCTTGTAGCCCTCCAGCACCTCCTGCACGTGGTTGAGCTCCGAGGCCAACCTCCCGCTGTCGGCCTCCACGCACTCGGCCTCCCGCCGCAGCGTCTCGATGTAGCCACTGAACAGCGGCTCCAGGTTGCTGTCGCAGCACTTGCGGTTCTGGTAGAACTGCCACTTGGTCTCCAGCAGCTTGTTCTGCTGCTCCAGGAAGCGCACCTGCCACCCAGAGGCGGAGCCTGAGAATCCCTTGTTGCAGGATCAAGAGGGGGGTCCCCGCACCAGGACCTGCAGGCCCCCGGGTGTCTGACCCAGAGTCCCCCCCACGACTCCCCCCGGCAGGGGTTATGTCATCTCTCTCAAAACCACATGGGGGTTTAGTCAGCTCACCCCCTGGCAGTCCTTCCTGAGAGCTAACTTCAGTCTCTTCAAAGGCAATTTAGCTGGTGACATGGAAAGCTAAACCATGCCGAGCCCAGGCTCTGCTGCCGCGGGTTAGTGACGTGTCCTTGCACAGCACTTAAATCCCCGGCAGAGCGCCCACCCCGCTGTGAGTTTAGTGAGCCCTGCTATGCAGGGGCTGCGGCACGTTGAAGAGCTGTGATGCCGTCAGGTGTGACTGTCAGTGCGCAAATGCTCAGGTGGGCCCTTTCAGAAAGGCGGACTGTAGAAGTCAAAAACTAATATGTGCCAATCATTGAAATCCTACAATGTGCTTAGAATAATGGTCAGCTGGGACATCAGTGCAAGATGTGCTGTGCTCTGACCCCTCATGCTACGGATGAGCAATCGAAGGCCCAGGGAGGCTCCTgccaagggagaggaagaaactgaCCTTCTGCCCTGCAGGGGCTCCTTCTTTCACTGTGGTAATTACGGACTGCTGGGTCCAAGGAAAACCTCACATCCACCTTCCTGTCACAAGGGTGGCCCTTCCCCACTGCGATCCCTTTGTCTGAAACCTTTGCCGCACCCCTGGTAAGTCCTTTCTTGTGCTATCCTCGGTCTCTCATGCTGTGAGGAGTTCCGGATTTTCTTGGTCCTTCCTGGTGGATCTCTCTCTAGCGTGACTTCTCTCAAGGCTGGCTCTGGAGAGCCCTCCCCGGGCTCAGGACTGCTTCCCAGGGGAGCCTTCTTCCCCCGGCTTCTCGAACCACCACCACCTCGTGCTCGCTTGGATTCAGTGGAGAAGATGCTGCGGACTTGAGCTGGACACTGACATCTGTGGATGGTTCCAACCATGTCCAGGAATGcgtcctgcctgcctccccatgAGACCCAGGAGAATGGGGCCTGTGTCTGTTGCTCACCCCTGGACCCTGAGCCCCAGGCACAGGGGCTTAAACAAACCATTCTGGCCCCTGCTCAGATCCACGAGGTTCCCTCCAGGCCATCTTCCAGTATCACACCCACTAGCCCTGCCCCTGACGTGGGGAGGATCTCCGTGCCGTCTAAGCAGCTCTTTGGCTTCAGATGCACTGAACACCCACACAGCGGCCCTTTGCTCATGAGGAGATGCTATCCCTCAGCACTCAAGTCTTGGGCCCTAGTTCTGCTTCTGTGTTTTCGGTTTATCTCCCTTATCAGGCTGAAGCTTCTGGTCCTTTTCATGTCTTTCTGTGTCCTAGAGGTAGGACCGTCCCTCCCTTTGGACTGGGATGCTCTATGGGCAAGTGCCCACCTTTGACTCCCCTCTTGGTACTCAGCCTGAGTGCTGAGCATGGGTGGGGTTCAGGAAGGGTGTGTTCAAGGACACCTGCCTTGTCGAGGTTGTATATAATAACAGTGCTATCAGACCAGGAACCCCTGCCctatgtctctgtgtctgtctgtgcccTGGGTGTGTGTCCATCTCCTCCATCGGACTCGAAGCTCACCTGGACCACATCCCTCCTGGCCCTGACTACCCCTTCAGTGAGTAGCCCAGGAAGGGAAGGTTCAGGAAAGGCATGATCAAGGACACCCACCTTGTCGATGAAGGCAGCAAACCTGTTGTTGAGGCACTTGATCTGCTCCTTCTCCTCGTGCTTCACGCACTGCGCGTTGGGGTCGATCTCCAGGTTGAGGGGCGCCAGGAGGCTCTCGTTGACCGACACGGTGGTGATGCAGGGCGGGCTGGGTCCACACACGCCGCCAGAGCGGTATCCGAAGCTGCGGCCGCAGGAGCCGGCGCGGAAGCCCCCGCAGACGCTGTGGCTGCCGAAGCCGCCGGCGAGTCCGCGGTAGCAGGAGATGCCGCGGTAGGGGGCGGCCGTGATGCAGCAGCGGCCGGGCCGGGGCCCGCAGGCCGAGGCGCAGCTGAAGGTCCTGGGACCGAATCCACAGCCCACGGAGCTGAAGCCACAGGTCATGCTGGAGGAAGGGAAGTGTCTGAAGAGTGGAGAAGCTGGCAGAGAACTGTGCCCAAACCCTGTGCTCCCTGGGCTGTGGCAGGCGCTTTTATGCACCAGGGACAGCTGGCGTTAAAAGGGGTGGCAAAGAGACAATAACCGCATTTTATTGGCTTGGCATCACCCCGGCCTCTTAGGAGCTGACCCGCTTGCCTTTTCAGTGTGGCTGTGTCAACAATCTGTGGCCACAGGCCTGTTTCATCTTCAAAGACCTTTACGGGCTTCCTCTCGCCTCTCCCCGTCCCATTGCTGCTGGaagtggggaaggagaagggctCCTGGGAGCACTGGTTGGACTCCAGGCTCTGAGTGCAGGCAGCGGGTGCAGTGACTGGGGATGGCGCCTGCCCGCCGCATCCCAGGGGCACAGCTGGGCTATGCGCCCTGGACCTGTGACCTGACCTCGGGGTGGAGTGGCCGGCCTGTCCCAAGGAGggggctgtgtcccaaatgacGCAGGCCTTCTAGGCTTCtttgccttcctcttctctctagaGCATGTCCCTTTCTTCACTGTCAATATCAGCCTCTCCTAACCTGCTCCTACCCAGAGCCTAgtcagggatggggtgggggtagggactGGGAGGGAGCATGGAAGACCGAAGCCATGGGACACCAACGGGGACATGGGAGGAACTGAGTCAGAGAGCTCAGGAGGGAATCAGGGTTGTTCTTTAGAGTTCTGGGCCTCATTGCTGGTGGAATAGGGGGCAGGAGTGCGAGTGTGGAACAGCCTAGAGCTACAGGGGttaatcagggaaggcttcttggaggggGGTTTAAGGAGGactgaggtggggtggggataGGGTTAGGAGGAGACGAGAAAGGAGTCCAGCTCTGATTCGGAGACTAGACGGTGGAGTACCTCATtctctcattcactcattaaatGCTTATTGAGTTCCAACTATGCACTAG
This DNA window, taken from Equus przewalskii isolate Varuska chromosome 5, EquPr2, whole genome shotgun sequence, encodes the following:
- the LOC103558869 gene encoding keratin, type II microfibrillar, component 7C, whose amino-acid sequence is MTCGFSSVGCGFGPRTFSCASACGPRPGRCCITAAPYRGISCYRGLAGGFGSHSVCGGFRAGSCGRSFGYRSGGVCGPSPPCITTVSVNESLLAPLNLEIDPNAQCVKHEEKEQIKCLNNRFAAFIDKVRFLEQQNKLLETKWQFYQNRKCCDSNLEPLFSGYIETLRREAECVEADSGRLASELNHVQEVLEGYKKRYEEEVTLRATAENEFVSLKQDVDCAYLRKSDLEANAEALTQEIDFLRRLYEEEIRVLQSHISDTSVIVKMDNSRELNMDCILAEIKAQYDDIANRSRAEAESWYRSKCEEIKATVVRHGETLRRTKEEINELNRMIQRLTAEVENAKCQNSKLEAAVSQAEQQGEAALSDAKCKLAGLEEALQKAKQDMACLLREYQEVMNAKLGLDIEIATYRRLLEGEEQRLCEGVGSVNVCVSSSRGGVVCGDLCVSGSRPVTGSVCSAPCTGNLAVSTGLCAPCGPLNTTAGSCGLGRF